Proteins encoded by one window of bacterium:
- a CDS encoding tetratricopeptide repeat protein: MALEQEIRELEKRFAEAPESRLFLPLADALSRAGELERAVEICSRGLESFPDFTSARVLLGQCLARMDRGAEAAEILESVLKDDTGNLEALRTLGEIAVEQGDAGRARELYGRALEAEPTDEALAAALERLESRDEADGSSAGEAEEASFSGAGEVFITHTLGDLYRLQGHYQQAFEVYSRLLESCPDDSTLAVKLEDVAAQLNRRAAAAAKKPAPLPEPRIQELLEPVVAAAGRTEEEPVAEAEPIEAPALASDEGGGELSVDLRIDRIFSSVLHGMEVPPVRQSERNGAGSFVNMFERWIKGLKLLEAE; this comes from the coding sequence ATGGCCCTTGAACAGGAAATCCGGGAACTCGAAAAGCGTTTCGCCGAGGCGCCTGAATCCAGATTGTTCCTGCCGTTGGCCGATGCCCTGAGCCGTGCGGGCGAGCTGGAGCGGGCGGTGGAAATCTGCAGCCGCGGGCTGGAAAGTTTCCCGGATTTCACCAGCGCCCGCGTGCTGCTGGGCCAGTGCCTGGCCCGGATGGACCGAGGCGCCGAGGCTGCGGAAATCCTGGAGTCGGTACTGAAGGACGATACCGGCAACCTGGAGGCCCTGCGCACTCTCGGCGAGATCGCCGTGGAGCAGGGCGATGCCGGGCGGGCCCGTGAGCTGTACGGACGGGCGCTCGAGGCGGAGCCGACCGATGAGGCCCTGGCCGCGGCCCTGGAGCGGCTGGAAAGCCGGGACGAGGCCGACGGCTCTTCAGCCGGGGAGGCCGAGGAGGCGTCTTTCAGCGGGGCGGGCGAGGTGTTCATCACCCACACCCTGGGCGACCTGTACCGTCTGCAGGGGCACTACCAGCAGGCCTTCGAGGTCTACAGCCGACTGCTCGAAAGCTGCCCGGACGACAGTACACTGGCCGTGAAGCTGGAGGATGTGGCCGCGCAACTTAACCGACGGGCGGCGGCCGCAGCTAAGAAACCGGCCCCGCTGCCGGAGCCGCGGATACAGGAACTGCTGGAGCCGGTGGTCGCGGCCGCGGGGCGGACAGAGGAAGAACCCGTAGCGGAGGCCGAGCCGATCGAGGCGCCGGCCCTGGCCTCGGATGAGGGCGGCGGTGAGCTGAGCGTGGACCTGCGTATAGACCGCATTTTCAGCAGCGTGCTGCATGGGATGGAGGTCCCGCCGGTCCGGCAATCCGAGCGAAACGGCGCTGGCTCCTTTGTCAACATGTTCGAGCGCTGGATCAAGGGGCTCAAGCTCCTGGAGGCCGAATGA
- the aroQ gene encoding type II 3-dehydroquinate dehydratase: MAVINGPNLNLLGSREPGIYGRASLAEIEHALRERFAGRCELGFFQSNSEGELVDYIQSLAGRVHGVVINAGAYTHTSVALRDALAAVDLPFVEVHLSNVFARESFRHVSYLSDKAVAVLSGFGAKGYELALEGLLDRLDG; encoded by the coding sequence ATGGCTGTGATCAACGGCCCCAATCTGAACCTTCTGGGCAGCCGCGAGCCGGGGATTTACGGCCGGGCCTCGCTGGCCGAGATCGAGCATGCGTTGCGCGAACGGTTCGCTGGGCGCTGCGAGCTCGGTTTCTTCCAGTCCAACTCCGAGGGCGAGCTGGTGGACTACATCCAGTCCCTGGCCGGACGGGTCCACGGCGTGGTGATCAACGCCGGGGCCTACACCCACACCAGCGTGGCGCTGCGCGACGCCCTGGCGGCGGTGGACCTGCCGTTTGTGGAGGTGCACCTGTCCAACGTGTTCGCGCGCGAGAGTTTCCGGCACGTCTCCTACCTGTCGGACAAGGCGGTGGCAGTGCTGAGCGGTTTCGGGGCCAAGGGCTATGAGCTGGCCC